In Dysidea avara chromosome 3, odDysAvar1.4, whole genome shotgun sequence, a single window of DNA contains:
- the LOC136251609 gene encoding uncharacterized protein, producing MLNSCATGFLSSRTTNFVLGLIHIISGQNQYGSTLTVRQTLEPFDRIDSINCRLWFQPASNATRAEKSAQEVQCSARKRLVSDLNCQRRRTLKESPSRTVKRQSSSSRARLKYMSPASQQNRRSNAQAARSNMMRKLKRCGEADVTLTDDQHEEMCSIVSEISDEELEKVFLEGSEHGVGELMKEVWYTDSKRQQQQYLHDQSSNVSGARGNRWSMITIRIALAVYTRSPAAYEALKSFGIIQLPSKSTVQSYTGAFMHDPGARKQCIASQVAHYVLFKEQCRESGKQEPKSDGVLIFDEVKVACQLMWNSRIHQLMGLAMTHKELPSLNDIYRLLKEPESVQQTSYYCSFSGVT from the exons ATGCTCAATAGTTGTGCAACAGGTTTTCTGTCAAGTCGAACTACAAATTTTGTCCTGGGATTGATCCACATCATTTCAGGTCAAAACCAATACGGTTCAACTCTGACTGTTAGACAGACACTAGAGCCTTTTGACCGTATCGACTCGATCAATTGTCGACTGTGGTTCCAACCGGCCAGCAATGCTACTAGAGCAGAGAAGAGTGCCCAGGAAGTGCAGTGCTCTGCACGTAAACGATTAGTGTCTGACCTGAATTGTCAGAGACGTCGAACACTAAAGGAGAGCCCCAGCCGTACAGTGAAAAGGCAGTCATCATCTTCACGAGCAAGGCTGAAATACATGTCTCCTGCCAGCCAACAGAACAGAAGGTCTAATGCACAGGCTGCAAGATCTAATATGATGAGGAAATTGAAGAGGTGCGGTGAAGCAGATGTTACTCTAACTGATGATCAGCACGAGGAGATGTGTTCCATTGTTAGTGAGATTAGTGATGAGGAACTAGAGAAGGTATTTTTAGAAGGAAGTGAACATGGTGTGGGCGAGTTGATGAAAGAAGTATGGTACACTGACAGCAAACGTCAACAGCAGCAGTATTTACATGACCAATCTAGTAATG TTTCTGGAGCACGGGGCAACAGGTGGAGCATGATAACTATCAGAATTG CTTTAGCCGTGTATACTAGAAGCCCTGCTGCTTATGAAGCTCTCAAGAGTTTTGGAATCATTCAGTTGCCGTCAAAGTCCACTGTACAGTCTTATACAGGAGCTTTTATGCATGATCCAGGAGCAAGGAAACAGTGTATAGCCAGCCAAGTAGCACATTATGTGCTTTTTAAAGAGCAATGTAGAGAATCTGGCAAGCAAGAGCCTAAATCAGATGGGGTGCTAATATTTGACGAAGTGAAGGTCGCATGCCAGCTGATGTGGAATTCACGTATTCATCAGTTGATGGGCCTTGCAATGACTCACAAAGAATTACCTTCGCTAAATGATATTTACCGATTGTTGAAAGAGCCTGAGAGCGTCCAGCAAACTTCTTATTACTGCAGTTTCTCTGGCGTGACCTGA